The nucleotide window CTTTATTCTTGGCCTACAGTGAGCGGTTGCCGTGTCGATCAAGAACTGATTACGCAAGGGTTTCAAGTAGCTGACTTTTTCGAGCAAGAGCTGGTCAATGTCTACGGTCTTGATGCTCTGGAGTATTTGCTTTTTGTCGACAGCGCAGACCACAGCTGTGCTTCGCAAACGGGTATTGATGCCGACTGGGATGCGCTTAGTGAAGATGAACTACTGCTTCGTCGAGCAAGCTATGCAGCTACGGCAGCAGCTTACTTTAAGAAAACCACTTCAAAGCTTCTGACCTTGTGGCAAAGCGACGGTGGAAATTTTATTGCGGCGTTTACAGAACCTGGCATCGGGGACTCGCCTTACGATGATGAGCGTTGCGCTGTCGATGAAGTTTTTGCTGCGTTGTATCATTTAGAACTCGGACTCAAAGATCAAAAGCTGGGTGTGCCTGCTGGCATTCGCGTGGAGTGCAGCAAGGATGTGTGTCCTGAACTTGTGGAGTCGGTGTGGGCGAAACATTCCAAGGAAAACATCGGGGCTAACTTGAAGGGCTTTGAAGCGTTGTTTTTTGGTAAAGAGGGCTTGGGCTTCGACGACTTTTTGGTGGAGCTTGGCGCGCAAAGCCTCGCAACTGAGCTTCGCAATCAGTTCGATGCGATCTTAGCCGCCTATGCGCAAATCCAAGGCACTCTTAGTGAAGCTCTTGTCTTGGAACTCGATCAGGTTGTAGCGCTACATACAGCCGTCAAAAACTTCATGGACATTGTCAAAAGTCAGGTCGTAAGCGTGCTTGGTTTGCGTGTGCCACTGGAGGCGGACGGTGACAACGATTAAAGAA belongs to Myxococcales bacterium and includes:
- a CDS encoding imelysin family protein, which codes for MCLNLSCGGSSNSEADPGAAFDRNAMLLHLGNEVIVPALQALDDRAASLLDATAAYQAAVQNGGDVQAAHAAAQAAWKQSMLALQELEPMQVGPAGSSAAGGAKGGMDLRDELYSWPTVSGCRVDQELITQGFQVADFFEQELVNVYGLDALEYLLFVDSADHSCASQTGIDADWDALSEDELLLRRASYAATAAAYFKKTTSKLLTLWQSDGGNFIAAFTEPGIGDSPYDDERCAVDEVFAALYHLELGLKDQKLGVPAGIRVECSKDVCPELVESVWAKHSKENIGANLKGFEALFFGKEGLGFDDFLVELGAQSLATELRNQFDAILAAYAQIQGTLSEALVLELDQVVALHTAVKNFMDIVKSQVVSVLGLRVPLEADGDND